A genomic region of Maledivibacter sp. contains the following coding sequences:
- a CDS encoding ABC transporter permease, protein MTKYITKRICITIPILIGVIFLTFVLMNLIPGNPVSVLLGERIDPEVVKRISEQLHLNDPVHIKFIKYLKNLIKGDMGTSFVMNQPVRELIANALPNTIKLTIAATMVAWIIGIPSGIIAALRKNSFLDKLIMAFSVFGISTPSFWMAILLQYLVAYKLQLVPISGFYKPIHLILPSIVLGWGMAGSISRLVRANMIETMGKDYIKTAISKGQNSLKIVIFHALKNSILPVITIIALQVTSLLGGAMITENIFSIPGIGTLSISALTNRDMPLLQGTIILSTSLIILGNLMADIIYALIDPRIRYD, encoded by the coding sequence ATGACTAAGTACATTACAAAAAGAATTTGTATTACAATTCCTATTTTAATAGGAGTTATATTTCTTACTTTCGTGCTTATGAATTTAATACCTGGGAATCCTGTAAGTGTTCTTTTGGGTGAAAGAATAGATCCTGAAGTTGTTAAAAGGATAAGTGAACAACTTCATCTAAACGACCCTGTTCATATAAAGTTTATAAAATACTTAAAAAATTTGATTAAAGGGGACATGGGAACTTCCTTTGTAATGAATCAACCGGTTAGAGAGCTAATTGCTAATGCTTTGCCAAATACAATTAAACTTACTATTGCGGCAACTATGGTAGCTTGGATTATAGGCATACCATCGGGTATAATTGCGGCTTTACGAAAGAATTCTTTTCTAGATAAATTGATTATGGCTTTTTCAGTTTTTGGGATTTCTACCCCTTCTTTCTGGATGGCCATATTATTACAATATTTAGTAGCTTATAAGCTGCAACTTGTTCCAATATCTGGATTCTATAAACCAATCCATCTGATACTTCCATCCATTGTCTTGGGATGGGGTATGGCAGGCTCGATTTCTAGACTGGTAAGAGCTAATATGATCGAGACTATGGGTAAAGATTATATTAAAACAGCTATTAGTAAAGGACAAAACAGCTTAAAAATAGTGATATTTCATGCATTAAAAAATTCTATTTTACCGGTTATAACTATTATTGCCCTTCAAGTCACATCTTTACTTGGTGGAGCGATGATTACTGAGAATATATTCAGTATACCTGGAATAGGAACATTGTCTATATCAGCATTGACTAATAGGGATATGCCACTTCTGCAAGGAACAATTATTTTAAGTACTTCACTAATAATTTTAGGTAATTTAATGGCGGATATTATATATGCCCTAATTGACCCGAGAATTCGATATGATTAA
- a CDS encoding ABC transporter permease, translating into MKTKIKRKKENVLVRFIAEQKLGFASLLIITLMIFIAIFASKVAPYDPIATDFENNMSRPSLEHLLGTDELSRDIFSRIIFATRTSLIMGFAPTTINMIIGTIVGVLSGLSGKIVDAIIMRIVDIILSFPFIILAMAIVYNFGPSLFNLFLALVLVGWAGIARVVRAETIALKENTYIEAAKSMGVSKFTIMYRHILPNIISTLIVLYTMKVPQAILAEAGLSFLGFGAQPPATSLGVMVSKGRTYLFDAPWISIAPGVFILIIAMSFNFLGDSLRDMLDSSTRDVR; encoded by the coding sequence ATTAAAACTAAAATCAAAAGAAAAAAAGAAAATGTACTAGTAAGATTTATAGCAGAACAGAAACTAGGGTTTGCAAGTCTATTAATAATCACATTAATGATTTTTATAGCTATATTTGCTAGTAAAGTGGCCCCATATGATCCCATAGCAACAGATTTTGAAAACAATATGTCAAGACCTTCCTTAGAACATCTTTTAGGGACCGATGAATTAAGTCGAGATATATTTAGTAGAATTATTTTTGCTACTAGAACATCATTAATAATGGGCTTTGCTCCTACTACTATTAATATGATAATTGGAACTATTGTAGGGGTTTTATCGGGATTATCTGGAAAAATTGTAGATGCAATTATTATGAGAATTGTTGATATCATACTCTCTTTTCCATTTATTATATTGGCAATGGCAATTGTTTATAACTTTGGACCTAGTTTGTTCAACTTATTTTTAGCTTTGGTACTTGTTGGTTGGGCAGGAATAGCACGGGTTGTAAGGGCAGAAACTATAGCATTGAAAGAAAATACATATATAGAAGCTGCTAAGTCAATGGGTGTGAGTAAATTCACAATAATGTATCGTCATATTTTGCCAAATATAATTTCTACTTTAATAGTACTTTATACTATGAAAGTACCCCAGGCTATATTGGCTGAGGCAGGGTTAAGTTTTTTAGGATTTGGAGCTCAACCACCGGCTACGAGTTTGGGAGTAATGGTATCTAAAGGTAGAACATACTTGTTTGATGCCCCTTGGATTTCAATTGCACCAGGAGTTTTCATATTAATTATTGCAATGAGTTTTAACTTCTTAGGAGATAGTCTAAGAGATATGCTAGATTCTTCAACAAGGGATGTTAGGTGA